GCAGATTCACCACGACGACGACGGCAGCGAAGATGAACACAATGCCCTGCATCATGGGGAAGTCACGAGCGGTTATCGACTGGATCAGCAGGCGACCGATTCCTGGCCAGCTGAAGACCGTCTCGACAATGATCGCGCCGCCCATAAGCGCGCCGAGCTGAAGTCCGATGACCGTGACGATCGGAATGGCAGCGTTGCGCAGAGCGTGCTTGTATACGACGACCCAGTGCCGCAGGCCCTTCGCATAGCCTGTCCGGACATAGTCCTGGCGCAAGACATCGAGCATCGCGGCGCGGGTCATCCGGGCTACAAGACCGGCTGTGAACGTGGCCAGCGTCGCGGCTGGCAATACGATTGCACTCGCCGATTCCGCGCCACCTGTGGGAAACCATCGAAGATCGACCGACAGCGTCAGGATGAGCATCAAGGCCAGCCAGAATCCGGGCACCGAGATGGTCAGAACGGCGATGGACGAAGCGACGAGGTCGGGCCAGCGTCGGTGGTAAACGGCGGCC
The sequence above is a segment of the Ramlibacter tataouinensis genome. Coding sequences within it:
- a CDS encoding ABC transporter permease; this translates as MQFVVRRLSFSVITILGVAFIVVSLTKLLPGDPARVIAGVQADQVEVERIRAALRLDDGLLQQYVHFISNLIQGNLGTSARTARPVTEEIVSRLPYTIELATVAVVVGTILGAMLGVTAAVYHRRWPDLVASSIAVLTISVPGFWLALMLILTLSVDLRWFPTGGAESASAIVLPAATLATFTAGLVARMTRAAMLDVLRQDYVRTGYAKGLRHWVVVYKHALRNAAIPIVTVIGLQLGALMGGAIIVETVFSWPGIGRLLIQSITARDFPMMQGIVFIFAAVVVVVNLLTDLVYAVIDPRIVLND